From Spiroplasma eriocheiris, the proteins below share one genomic window:
- a CDS encoding ABC-F family ATP-binding cassette domain-containing protein, producing MSILHLENLTHSNGGKLLYKNAELKINKGEHIALVGPNGAGKTTLLNIIAHKITPDQGVINLHPRLKIGYLDQHQAVDLTLTVDQYLKETYQELYNIENKIAKLYEGMANDYQEADLVKALKLQEYLDKNDFETINKKVRSLVDGLGIDPTLLNHPLGSLSGGQRGKVLLAKLLLQEDDFLLLDEPTNFLDLTQVEWLAKFLQNYNSAFLLVSHDRDFINKTCKIIYAIENYTLNRYVGNFAKYQEQSQLRIEQYEKERKGQEKVIKKLETFIAKNAARVSTARMAQSRKKPLDKMEILEKQEKLTKPKFNFKYKRPATAVIIKATNLTIGYQLPLIKNLTFEIREGEKCIVKGRNGIGKTTFLNTIAHQIPPLAGEVILGANVQVAYFKQTEKISDLTPIEYLKKISPDLDDKIIRTTLANFGLKTTLMHNKMAKLSGGEQTKTRLAGLSLTPCSLLILDEPTNHIDILAKEALLEATEAFPGTVLITTHDINFSTNWANKILDFEELQ from the coding sequence ATGAGTATTTTACATCTGGAAAATTTAACCCATAGTAATGGGGGAAAATTATTATATAAGAATGCCGAGTTAAAAATTAATAAGGGTGAGCATATTGCTTTAGTTGGTCCCAATGGGGCTGGTAAAACAACCTTACTAAATATTATTGCCCATAAAATCACTCCCGACCAGGGGGTTATTAACCTGCATCCCCGGTTAAAAATTGGTTACTTAGACCAGCACCAAGCTGTTGATTTAACTTTAACTGTTGACCAGTATTTAAAAGAAACTTACCAAGAGTTGTATAATATTGAAAATAAGATTGCAAAACTATATGAAGGAATGGCAAATGATTATCAGGAAGCAGATTTAGTCAAGGCATTAAAACTACAAGAATACTTAGATAAAAATGATTTTGAAACAATTAATAAAAAAGTTCGTAGTTTAGTTGATGGTCTTGGGATTGACCCCACCTTATTAAACCACCCGCTAGGTTCTTTATCGGGTGGTCAACGGGGGAAAGTTTTGCTAGCAAAATTATTATTACAAGAAGATGACTTTTTATTACTAGATGAACCAACTAACTTTTTAGACTTAACCCAAGTTGAATGGTTAGCAAAGTTTTTACAAAATTATAATAGTGCTTTTTTACTGGTATCTCATGATCGTGATTTTATTAATAAAACTTGTAAAATTATTTATGCTATTGAAAACTATACTTTAAATCGTTATGTTGGTAACTTTGCTAAGTATCAAGAACAAAGCCAATTACGAATTGAACAATATGAAAAAGAACGCAAAGGGCAAGAAAAGGTAATTAAAAAGTTAGAAACTTTTATTGCTAAAAATGCGGCGCGAGTATCGACCGCGCGGATGGCTCAATCACGCAAAAAGCCATTGGACAAGATGGAAATCTTAGAGAAACAAGAAAAATTAACGAAACCAAAATTTAATTTTAAATATAAACGTCCAGCCACCGCTGTTATTATTAAAGCAACTAATTTAACAATTGGTTATCAATTGCCTTTAATTAAAAATTTAACTTTTGAAATTCGCGAGGGTGAAAAATGTATTGTCAAAGGGCGGAACGGAATTGGGAAAACTACTTTTTTAAATACAATTGCCCACCAGATTCCGCCGTTAGCGGGCGAAGTTATCTTAGGGGCCAATGTCCAGGTTGCTTATTTTAAACAAACTGAAAAAATTAGTGACCTCACCCCAATTGAATATTTAAAGAAAATTAGTCCCGATTTAGATGATAAAATCATTCGAACAACTTTGGCAAACTTTGGTTTAAAAACTACGCTAATGCATAATAAAATGGCAAAACTATCAGGGGGTGAACAAACAAAGACCCGGCTTGCCGGATTATCGTTAACCCCTTGTAGTTTATTAATTCTTGATGAACCAACTAATCACATTGATATTTTAGCCAAGGAAGCTTTGCTAGAAGCAACTGAAGCCTTCCCAGGAACCGTTTTGATTACTACCCATGATATTAACTTCAGCACTAATTGAGCAAATAAAATTCTTGACTTTGAAGAATTACAATAA
- a CDS encoding APC family permease, whose protein sequence is MVKQKKETKKFSLADFVWLGFNYTVGIGFIGNFAILSNINQPDSIGIHVIWLFAVEGLIAGICAWAFAKMARVHHSDNNGASYIYVRTSFGKFWGIFIAFMQYISLPFLITIQVMMLIRGTFGADWISTVNPDGSVTVPWYAADWGAFGDLWLDLIGIVIYMSAALVIFGGMKLYKKLASGTGVIKWITAGFLILAGLVLACQNGGDNLSYWSQNSKFSLGGFVKAFNSCFFFFAGFEVFSTAGRNISKPEKNISRGIILIMLISTIFYIVISIIFFAAFNEFVQNMNMGSWNKFSNKVILYGGPIIMILSAFALKMNVAMQNALYGGTSLQPLSKEGFLPDRLRKLNKDGLPVRASLLNLTITALMIFIWLAIPDIVKGASLTHQFGFMCTVEQAMTYKQPFDISSLTEASSAITIFIYGMVVAVTLKLAATKKVKMQVWEWVAFPIIIVILAFAFAWHYYSLISGVVTAKGDEFESHLIGTVIELAFVGSSAGFGTLWYFTYYRHKYLKRMQTRPELQAKLDAEFEVVDDWKYTSKEIRNELRSYLVRNKALHAGTDNPNRQDALHMLEELNIIFERYSELEAAEDSEVHED, encoded by the coding sequence ATGGTTAAACAAAAAAAAGAAACTAAGAAATTTAGTTTAGCTGATTTTGTCTGACTGGGATTTAACTATACTGTTGGAATCGGGTTTATTGGAAACTTTGCCATTCTTTCAAATATTAACCAACCAGATTCAATTGGAATCCATGTGATTTGGTTATTTGCAGTGGAAGGATTAATTGCCGGGATTTGTGCCTGAGCTTTTGCCAAAATGGCGAGAGTCCACCATTCCGATAACAACGGGGCATCATATATTTATGTGCGAACTAGTTTTGGAAAGTTCTGAGGAATTTTTATTGCTTTTATGCAATATATTTCATTACCGTTTTTAATTACAATTCAAGTTATGATGTTAATTCGTGGTACTTTTGGAGCCGACTGAATTTCAACAGTTAACCCTGATGGTAGTGTAACAGTACCGTGGTATGCCGCGGACTGGGGGGCATTCGGTGATTTATGATTAGATTTAATCGGAATTGTAATTTACATGTCTGCCGCATTAGTAATTTTTGGGGGAATGAAATTATATAAAAAATTAGCAAGTGGAACTGGAGTTATTAAATGAATTACTGCAGGATTCTTAATTTTGGCTGGGCTAGTATTAGCATGTCAAAATGGGGGGGACAATTTAAGTTACTGGTCGCAAAATAGTAAGTTCTCATTAGGAGGATTTGTAAAGGCCTTTAATTCATGTTTCTTCTTCTTTGCCGGATTTGAGGTTTTCTCAACAGCCGGGCGGAATATTTCGAAACCGGAAAAAAATATTAGCCGAGGAATTATTCTAATTATGTTAATTAGTACGATTTTCTATATTGTAATTTCAATTATCTTCTTTGCCGCTTTTAATGAATTTGTGCAAAATATGAACATGGGAAGTTGGAACAAGTTCTCCAATAAGGTCATCTTATATGGGGGACCGATTATTATGATCTTAAGTGCTTTTGCGTTAAAGATGAATGTCGCGATGCAGAATGCATTATATGGAGGAACGAGTTTACAACCACTATCGAAAGAAGGATTTTTACCAGATCGGCTACGTAAATTAAATAAAGATGGCCTTCCGGTGCGGGCTAGTTTGTTAAACTTAACAATTACGGCCTTGATGATCTTTATTTGATTAGCAATTCCGGATATTGTTAAGGGCGCTTCGTTAACTCATCAATTTGGTTTTATGTGTACTGTTGAACAAGCAATGACTTATAAACAACCATTTGATATTTCTTCTTTAACCGAAGCTTCTTCAGCAATTACTATCTTTATTTATGGGATGGTTGTCGCTGTTACTTTAAAATTAGCAGCAACGAAAAAAGTTAAAATGCAAGTTTGAGAGTGAGTAGCGTTCCCAATTATTATTGTAATCTTAGCATTTGCCTTTGCATGGCACTACTACTCATTAATTAGTGGGGTGGTAACTGCTAAGGGTGATGAATTTGAAAGCCATTTAATTGGAACGGTGATTGAACTAGCCTTTGTTGGAAGTTCCGCTGGGTTTGGAACATTATGGTATTTCACATACTATCGTCACAAATACTTGAAAAGAATGCAAACTCGTCCCGAGTTACAAGCAAAACTGGATGCTGAATTTGAAGTTGTTGATGATTGAAAATATACTTCAAAAGAAATTCGGAATGAATTACGAAGTTATCTAGTACGAAATAAAGCGTTACATGCCGGAACGGATAACCCTAACCGCCAGGATGCGCTGCATATGCTAGAGGAATTAAATATTATCTTTGAACGTTATAGTGAATTAGAAGCAGCCGAAGATTCCGAAGTCCATGAAGATTAG
- a CDS encoding GIY-YIG nuclease family protein, with product MATQNFYFYVLLCADNTLYAGYTVDLQARVAKHNAGLGAKYTKITTRRPVQLIHAEQYTTKSLAMQQEYAFKQLTRREKEQYLQTHPSILKDYS from the coding sequence ATGGCAACGCAAAATTTTTATTTTTATGTTTTATTATGTGCTGATAATACTTTATATGCTGGTTATACTGTTGATTTACAAGCGCGGGTTGCTAAACATAATGCGGGGTTGGGAGCAAAATACACCAAAATTACTACTCGCCGCCCTGTGCAGTTAATTCATGCTGAACAATATACCACCAAGTCATTGGCGATGCAACAAGAATATGCTTTTAAACAATTAACTCGGCGGGAAAAAGAGCAGTATTTACAAACGCATCCCAGTATTTTAAAAGATTACAGTTAA
- the efp gene encoding elongation factor P produces MINVNDFKPGVTFQYEGNIYVVIEAQHSKSGRGQAHVKTKAKNLRTGATTSITFTGGDKVEKAMIDKVEMQYLYDDGVNLVFMDSQTYDQVEIPSERLTWEKNFFKEGVTASVTKYEGEVLGVILPDKIDLQVIEAEAAVKGDTSSGAMKKAIVETGWELQVPLFIKEGEIISINTSDGKYAGRA; encoded by the coding sequence ATGATTAATGTAAATGACTTTAAACCAGGGGTGACTTTTCAATATGAAGGTAATATTTATGTTGTAATTGAAGCCCAACATTCAAAATCAGGGCGAGGACAAGCCCATGTTAAAACCAAAGCCAAGAATTTACGCACCGGGGCTACTACTTCGATTACCTTTACGGGTGGTGATAAGGTTGAAAAAGCAATGATTGATAAAGTTGAGATGCAATATCTCTATGATGATGGGGTTAACCTAGTTTTTATGGACAGTCAAACTTATGACCAAGTTGAAATTCCGAGTGAACGCTTAACTTGAGAAAAAAACTTTTTCAAAGAAGGGGTAACTGCTAGTGTTACCAAATATGAAGGAGAAGTCTTAGGAGTTATTCTTCCTGATAAAATTGATTTACAAGTTATTGAAGCAGAAGCGGCCGTGAAAGGTGATACTTCTTCGGGAGCAATGAAAAAAGCCATTGTGGAAACTGGCTGGGAATTGCAAGTTCCCTTGTTTATTAAAGAAGGGGAAATCATTAGTATTAATACCAGTGATGGTAAATATGCGGGTCGCGCATAA
- a CDS encoding SPE_1075/MLC_0560 family membrane protein: MDNKNKKIKTRYKKYLVLKEFHEKTKAFQLYINEKKVFFKSHYRSILVRFLFYLLGVYIFGLANALYMDLNLGVVNEDLLVFSLAADIWVKGGSNIAEYYSISLLIIYTCFWLVVVLFKTIKIFQFKKQKILTLNIIFDEIIKIILDLIPVFLWPLAVKLNIWIINPDWNIKPIDPTNMTGNEAIWNEWVRSWILWASYLAFCLGLGIIVATKMLPGPYNGLSSELSQITRLPYPACRIAVDSMLIVLGVGLLFLGNYPLQDRLNHLYSWISYATILMAFFSGPVSALILTFFNNYIRLELLDIDKKLYQKLRREVLREFKMMNTNNKKQKIKWRILQDEIFAKYNALIKDNFLSENRDAKIIDLPIK, translated from the coding sequence ATGGATAATAAAAATAAAAAAATTAAAACTCGTTATAAAAAGTACTTAGTATTAAAAGAATTTCATGAAAAAACAAAGGCCTTCCAATTATATATTAATGAAAAGAAAGTATTCTTTAAGAGTCATTATCGATCAATTTTAGTTCGCTTTTTATTTTACTTATTAGGAGTTTATATTTTTGGGTTAGCAAATGCCTTATATATGGACTTAAACTTAGGGGTTGTCAATGAAGACTTGCTAGTTTTTTCATTAGCTGCTGATATTTGAGTAAAAGGGGGAAGTAATATTGCTGAATATTATTCAATTTCGCTATTAATTATTTATACTTGTTTTTGACTAGTCGTTGTTCTCTTTAAAACAATTAAAATTTTTCAATTTAAGAAACAAAAAATCTTAACTTTAAATATTATTTTTGATGAAATTATTAAAATTATTCTAGATTTAATTCCGGTTTTCTTATGGCCATTAGCAGTGAAACTTAATATTTGAATTATTAATCCCGATTGAAATATTAAACCAATTGATCCAACTAATATGACCGGCAACGAAGCCATCTGAAATGAATGAGTACGAAGTTGAATTTTATGAGCTAGTTATTTAGCCTTTTGTTTGGGGTTAGGAATTATTGTGGCAACCAAAATGCTCCCGGGACCTTATAATGGGTTATCATCGGAATTATCGCAAATTACACGTTTACCATATCCGGCCTGTCGGATTGCTGTTGATAGTATGCTAATTGTCTTAGGTGTTGGGTTATTATTTCTGGGCAATTATCCTTTACAAGACCGCTTAAACCATTTATACTCGTGGATTAGTTATGCTACCATCTTAATGGCATTTTTCTCGGGTCCAGTGAGTGCCTTAATTTTAACCTTCTTTAATAATTACATTCGCTTAGAATTATTAGATATTGATAAAAAATTATACCAAAAATTACGAAGAGAAGTCTTACGGGAATTTAAAATGATGAATACTAATAATAAAAAGCAAAAAATTAAATGACGAATTTTACAAGATGAAATCTTTGCCAAATATAATGCTTTAATTAAAGATAACTTTTTATCAGAAAATCGGGATGCTAAAATTATTGATCTCCCAATTAAATAA
- a CDS encoding MMB_0454 family protein: MMDNNTLLLIDKNYRGNLNVSLLVIRKIVSYALRDMTEQFFADQIKCRIYEDNFLHIFVSGKVLQAENLPVLAQELYDAIKKELDYTLKIKPKNININFHH, translated from the coding sequence ATGATGGATAATAATACTTTATTATTAATTGATAAGAATTATCGCGGTAATTTAAATGTTAGTTTATTAGTGATTCGCAAAATTGTTTCGTACGCTTTACGGGATATGACTGAACAGTTCTTTGCCGATCAAATTAAGTGTCGAATTTATGAAGATAACTTCTTACACATTTTTGTAAGCGGAAAGGTTTTACAAGCTGAAAACTTACCAGTCTTAGCGCAAGAATTATATGATGCAATTAAAAAAGAATTAGATTATACTTTAAAAATTAAACCCAAAAATATTAACATTAACTTTCATCATTAA